In the genome of Pseudomonas putida, one region contains:
- a CDS encoding ATP phosphoribosyltransferase regulatory subunit has translation MATVDRWLLPDGIEEVLPPEAARIEIARRQVLDLFQSWGYELVVTPHIEYLESLLTGAGQDLDQRTFKVVDPQSGRLMGFRADFTPQVARIDAHTLRREGPSRLCYAGSVLHAQPRALSTSRSPIQLGAELYGDASPTSDVEVISLMLATLQLTDVADVHMDLGHVGIYRGLARAAGLSGAVEQQLFDALQRKAVDEVQALTADLPKDLGNMLRALTELCGSREVLAEARVRLGRAPASVLAALDDLLAIADRLAARYPDLPLYFDLGELRGYHYHTGVVFAVFVPGVGQSIAQGGRYDDIGADFGRARPATGFSTDLKTLVTLGRAEVVLPSGGIWMPDSGDTALWQMVCQLRNEGQRVVQALPGQPLSAALEADCDRQLIQQDGRWQVLPLTQ, from the coding sequence ATGGCAACGGTAGACCGCTGGCTGCTGCCAGATGGCATCGAGGAAGTACTGCCGCCTGAGGCTGCGCGCATCGAGATCGCGCGTCGCCAGGTGTTGGACCTGTTCCAGAGTTGGGGTTACGAGCTGGTCGTCACCCCGCATATCGAGTACCTGGAATCGCTGCTCACCGGTGCCGGACAGGACCTGGATCAGCGCACCTTCAAGGTGGTCGACCCGCAGTCCGGCCGCCTGATGGGCTTCCGCGCCGACTTCACCCCGCAGGTAGCGCGTATCGACGCCCATACCCTGCGTCGCGAAGGGCCGAGCCGTCTGTGTTATGCCGGTAGCGTTCTGCATGCCCAACCCCGCGCCCTGTCTACTTCGCGCAGCCCGATTCAACTCGGCGCCGAATTGTACGGCGATGCCAGCCCCACCAGCGATGTCGAGGTCATCAGCCTGATGCTCGCCACGCTGCAACTGACCGATGTCGCCGATGTGCACATGGACCTCGGCCATGTAGGCATCTACCGCGGCCTGGCCCGTGCCGCCGGCTTGTCCGGCGCTGTCGAGCAGCAGTTGTTCGACGCCCTGCAGCGCAAGGCCGTCGATGAAGTGCAGGCCCTGACCGCCGACCTGCCGAAGGATCTGGGCAACATGCTGCGTGCACTGACCGAGCTGTGCGGTAGCCGCGAAGTGCTGGCCGAGGCCCGTGTTCGGTTGGGACGCGCGCCGGCCAGCGTATTGGCGGCACTGGATGACCTGCTGGCGATCGCCGATCGCCTGGCGGCGCGTTATCCGGACTTGCCGCTGTACTTCGACCTGGGCGAGCTGCGCGGTTATCACTATCACACCGGCGTGGTGTTCGCGGTGTTCGTTCCAGGTGTCGGTCAGTCGATCGCCCAGGGCGGGCGCTACGACGATATCGGCGCCGACTTTGGCCGGGCGCGCCCGGCTACCGGTTTCTCCACGGATTTGAAGACCCTGGTCACACTGGGGCGAGCGGAGGTCGTATTGCCTTCTGGCGGGATCTGGATGCCCGACAGTGGCGACACGGCCCTCTGGCAGATGGTCTGCCAGTTGCGCAACGAGGGCCAGCGTGTGGTCCAGGCCCTGCCTGGCCAGCCGTTGAGTGCTGCTCTCGAGGCGGATTGTGATCGGCAATTGATTCAGCAAGACGGGCGCTGGCAGGTACTGCCGCTGACCCAGTGA
- the hflC gene encoding protease modulator HflC, with the protein MSNKSLIALIAAVVLAIVAWNSFYIVSQTERAVLLQFGRVVQADVQPGLHVKVPYVNQVRKFDARLMTLDAPTQRFLTLEKKAVMVDAYAKWRVKDAERFYTATSGLKQIADERLSRRLESGLRDQFGKRTLHEVVSGERDALMADITASLNRMASKELGIEVVDVRVKAIDLPKEVNRSVFDRMSTEREREAREHRAKGNELAEGIRADADRQRRVLLAEAYREAEETRGDGDAQAAAIYAKAYNQDADFYAFYRSLQAYRESFSSKSDVLVLDPKNEFFRFLDKSKP; encoded by the coding sequence ATGAGCAATAAATCGCTGATCGCCCTGATCGCCGCCGTGGTGCTGGCCATCGTGGCCTGGAACAGCTTCTACATCGTGTCCCAGACCGAGCGTGCGGTATTGCTGCAATTCGGCCGCGTGGTCCAGGCGGATGTCCAGCCGGGCCTGCATGTGAAGGTTCCTTACGTCAACCAGGTGCGCAAGTTCGACGCCCGCCTGATGACTCTGGACGCACCGACCCAGCGTTTCCTGACCCTCGAGAAGAAAGCGGTAATGGTCGATGCCTATGCCAAGTGGCGGGTCAAGGATGCCGAGCGCTTCTATACCGCGACCTCTGGTCTCAAGCAGATTGCCGATGAACGACTGTCCCGTCGTTTGGAAAGCGGCCTGCGTGACCAGTTCGGTAAGCGTACCTTGCATGAAGTGGTCTCCGGTGAGCGTGACGCGCTGATGGCGGACATCACCGCTTCGCTGAACCGCATGGCCAGCAAGGAGCTGGGTATCGAGGTCGTCGATGTGCGCGTCAAGGCCATCGACTTGCCGAAGGAAGTCAACCGCAGCGTGTTCGATCGCATGAGCACCGAGCGTGAGCGTGAGGCTCGCGAACACCGGGCCAAGGGTAACGAACTGGCTGAAGGTATCCGCGCCGATGCTGACCGTCAGCGCCGTGTACTGCTGGCCGAGGCCTATCGCGAGGCGGAAGAGACCCGTGGTGATGGCGACGCCCAGGCGGCCGCCATCTATGCCAAGGCCTACAACCAGGACGCGGATTTCTATGCGTTCTACCGTAGCCTGCAGGCATACCGCGAGAGCTTCTCCAGCAAGAGCGACGTATTGGTCCTGGATCCGAAGAACGAGTTCTTCCGCTTCCTGGACAAGAGCAAGCCTTGA
- the hflK gene encoding FtsH protease activity modulator HflK: MAWNEPGGNSNNQDPWGGRRGGGGGGDKKGPPDLDEAFRKLQDSLNGMFGSGKKRGGGGDRNVGKGGGLGLLGIGLAVLAAIWLYSAVYVVDEQEQAVVLRFGKYYETVGPGLNIYFPPIDRKYLENVTRERAYTKQGQMLTEDENIVEVPLTVQYKITNLQDFVLNVDQPEVSLQHATDSALRHVVGSTSMDQVLTEGREQMAVDIRERLQRFLDNYRTGITVTQVNVQSAAAPREVQEAFDDVIRAREDEQRARNQAESYANGVVPEARGQAQRIIEDANGYRDEVIARAKGEADRFTKLVAEYRKAPDVTRQRLYLETMQEVYSNSSKVLVTSKDGQNNLLYLPLDKMVEGSRHSAAPVSNVPASVNDAAARAAQEMQQQQQSLRSRESR; the protein is encoded by the coding sequence ATGGCTTGGAACGAGCCGGGTGGCAACTCGAACAATCAGGATCCCTGGGGCGGTCGCCGTGGCGGCGGCGGTGGTGGCGACAAGAAAGGTCCACCGGATCTGGACGAGGCCTTCCGCAAGCTGCAGGACAGCCTCAACGGCATGTTCGGCAGCGGCAAGAAACGCGGTGGCGGTGGTGACCGCAACGTTGGCAAAGGTGGCGGTCTCGGCCTGCTGGGCATCGGCCTGGCCGTGCTGGCGGCCATCTGGCTGTACAGCGCCGTGTACGTCGTGGATGAACAGGAACAGGCTGTGGTACTGCGTTTCGGCAAGTACTACGAGACTGTCGGCCCGGGCCTGAATATCTATTTCCCGCCCATCGACCGCAAGTATCTTGAGAACGTGACCCGCGAGCGGGCCTACACCAAGCAGGGCCAGATGCTCACCGAGGACGAGAACATCGTCGAGGTGCCGCTGACCGTGCAGTACAAGATCACCAACCTGCAGGACTTCGTGCTCAACGTCGACCAGCCGGAGGTCAGTCTGCAGCACGCGACCGACAGCGCCCTGCGCCATGTGGTGGGCTCCACCTCGATGGACCAGGTGCTGACCGAGGGTCGTGAGCAGATGGCTGTCGATATCCGTGAACGCTTGCAGCGCTTCCTCGACAACTACCGCACCGGTATCACCGTTACCCAGGTCAACGTGCAGAGCGCGGCAGCCCCGCGTGAAGTGCAGGAAGCCTTCGACGACGTGATCCGCGCTCGCGAAGACGAACAGCGTGCACGCAACCAGGCCGAGTCCTACGCCAACGGTGTGGTGCCGGAAGCCCGTGGTCAGGCCCAGCGCATCATCGAGGATGCCAACGGCTACCGCGATGAAGTGATCGCTCGCGCCAAGGGTGAGGCCGACCGCTTCACCAAGCTGGTTGCCGAGTATCGCAAGGCGCCGGACGTGACCCGTCAGCGTCTGTACCTGGAGACCATGCAGGAGGTCTACAGCAATTCGAGCAAGGTCCTGGTGACCAGCAAGGATGGGCAGAACAACCTGCTCTACTTGCCACTGGACAAGATGGTCGAAGGCAGCCGCCATTCGGCCGCACCGGTCAGCAATGTGCCGGCGTCGGTCAACGATGCGGCCGCGCGCGCGGCGCAGGAAATGCAACAGCAGCAACAGTCGCTGCGTTCTAGGGAGAGCCGCTGA
- the hflX gene encoding ribosome rescue GTPase HflX — MFFERHGGGERALLVHLEGQNPEAREDPQEFQELALSAGAEIVSLATVARHQPTAKYLIGSGKVEELRDLVHAEQVDLVIFNHTLTPSQERNLERVFECRVLDRTGLILDIFAQRARTHEGKLQVELAQLEHMSTRLVRGWTHLERQKGGIGLRGPGETQLETDRRLLRVRLRQIKARLEKVRSQREQARRGRKRADIPSVSLVGYTNAGKSTLFNALTTSDVYAADQLFATLDPTLRRLELADLGPIVLADTVGFIRHLPHKLVEAFRATLEESSNSDLLLHVIDAHEPERMEQIEQVLAVLGEIGAEGLPILEVYNKLDLLEDVEPQIQRDADGKPQRVWVSARDGRGLELVGQAIAELLGDDLYVGTLRLEQRLARLRAQFFALGAVQGEEHDEEGRSLLSVRLPRVELNRLVSREGMEPELFIEQHTLQ, encoded by the coding sequence TTGTTCTTTGAGCGCCACGGTGGTGGTGAGCGAGCCTTGCTCGTTCACTTGGAAGGTCAGAACCCTGAGGCGCGCGAAGACCCGCAGGAGTTTCAGGAGCTGGCATTGTCGGCCGGGGCGGAGATCGTTTCGCTGGCCACGGTGGCCCGGCACCAGCCTACAGCCAAATACCTGATTGGCAGTGGCAAGGTCGAGGAACTGCGCGACCTGGTCCATGCCGAGCAGGTCGATCTGGTGATATTCAATCACACCCTCACGCCCAGTCAGGAGCGCAACCTCGAACGCGTTTTCGAGTGTCGTGTGCTCGACCGGACCGGGTTGATTCTCGATATCTTCGCCCAGCGGGCGCGTACCCATGAAGGCAAGCTGCAGGTCGAACTGGCCCAGCTCGAGCATATGAGCACGCGTCTGGTACGCGGCTGGACCCACCTGGAGCGGCAGAAGGGCGGTATCGGCCTGCGCGGCCCGGGCGAGACCCAGCTGGAAACCGACCGCCGCCTGTTGCGGGTCCGCCTGCGGCAGATCAAGGCGCGTCTGGAAAAGGTGCGCAGCCAGCGCGAGCAAGCCAGGCGCGGCCGCAAGCGTGCGGACATCCCATCCGTTTCGCTGGTGGGCTATACCAACGCCGGCAAGTCCACGCTGTTCAATGCCTTGACCACCTCCGACGTCTACGCCGCTGACCAGCTGTTCGCGACCCTCGATCCGACCTTGCGCCGACTCGAGCTCGCCGACCTGGGGCCGATCGTGCTGGCCGATACCGTAGGCTTCATCCGACACCTGCCGCACAAGCTCGTCGAGGCATTTCGGGCTACGCTCGAAGAATCGAGCAACTCCGACCTGCTGCTGCACGTCATCGACGCCCATGAGCCTGAGCGCATGGAGCAAATCGAGCAAGTGCTGGCGGTGCTGGGTGAGATCGGCGCCGAAGGCTTGCCGATCCTCGAGGTCTATAACAAACTCGACCTGCTCGAAGATGTCGAGCCGCAGATCCAGCGCGACGCTGACGGCAAACCGCAGCGGGTCTGGGTATCGGCACGTGATGGACGTGGCCTGGAACTGGTTGGCCAGGCGATTGCCGAGTTGCTGGGGGATGATCTGTATGTCGGAACCCTGCGTCTGGAACAGCGACTTGCCCGCTTGCGCGCGCAATTCTTCGCTCTGGGCGCGGTGCAAGGCGAAGAGCACGATGAAGAAGGTCGCAGCCTGCTGAGCGTGCGACTGCCCCGGGTGGAGCTCAATCGCCTGGTCAGTCGCGAAGGCATGGAGCCTGAACTTTTCATCGAGCAACACACTTTGCAATAA
- the hfq gene encoding RNA chaperone Hfq, protein MSKGHSLQDPYLNTLRKEKVPVSIYLVNGIKLQGSIESFDQFVVLLKNTVSQMVYKHAISTVVPARPVRLPSPSDSEHGDSEPGNA, encoded by the coding sequence ATGTCAAAAGGGCATTCGCTACAAGACCCTTACTTGAACACCTTGAGAAAAGAAAAGGTCCCGGTTTCCATCTACCTGGTAAACGGGATCAAGCTGCAGGGCTCGATCGAATCCTTCGACCAGTTCGTGGTACTGCTGAAGAACACTGTCAGCCAGATGGTCTACAAGCACGCCATTTCGACCGTTGTTCCTGCCCGTCCGGTTCGCCTGCCAAGCCCGTCCGATTCCGAACACGGCGACAGCGAGCCAGGCAACGCCTGA
- the miaA gene encoding tRNA (adenosine(37)-N6)-dimethylallyltransferase MiaA, which translates to MSGKPPAIFLMGPTAAGKTDLAIELTKVLPCELISVDSALVYRGMDIGTAKPSKDVLAAHPHRLIDILDPAESYSAAQFCTDALAAMAEITACGKIPLLVGGTMLYYKALVDGLADMPAADPTVRAELEAQARELGLAELHRQLAEVDPESAARIHPNDPQRLIRALEVYRVSGESMTAHRQRQYAESRGSDAGASGHLPYTVASLAIAPTDRHILHQRIALRFSQMLEQGFVDEVRALRARSDLHAGLPSIRAVGYRQVWDYLDGKLTADEMRERGIIATRQLAKRQFTWLRGWSDVEWLDSLACDNLSRTLKYLGSISILS; encoded by the coding sequence ATGAGCGGTAAGCCCCCAGCAATATTTCTCATGGGTCCGACGGCGGCCGGCAAGACCGACCTTGCCATTGAGCTGACCAAGGTGCTCCCCTGCGAGTTGATCAGTGTCGATTCGGCGCTGGTCTACCGCGGCATGGACATTGGTACGGCCAAGCCGTCCAAGGACGTGCTGGCCGCGCATCCCCATCGGCTGATCGACATTCTGGATCCGGCCGAGAGCTATTCGGCGGCGCAGTTCTGTACCGACGCGCTCGCGGCAATGGCCGAGATCACCGCGTGTGGCAAGATCCCCCTGCTGGTGGGGGGCACGATGCTGTATTACAAGGCGCTGGTCGATGGCTTGGCGGACATGCCCGCCGCAGACCCCACCGTACGCGCCGAGCTCGAAGCCCAGGCCCGAGAGCTGGGCTTGGCCGAGTTGCACCGGCAATTGGCCGAGGTGGATCCGGAGTCGGCCGCGCGCATCCACCCCAACGACCCGCAGCGCCTGATCCGCGCCCTGGAAGTCTACCGGGTGAGCGGCGAAAGCATGACGGCGCACCGGCAACGTCAATACGCGGAAAGTCGCGGTTCAGACGCAGGCGCGAGCGGGCATTTGCCCTATACTGTCGCCAGTTTGGCGATCGCTCCTACAGATCGTCACATTTTGCATCAGCGAATTGCGCTACGATTTTCGCAAATGCTGGAACAGGGGTTCGTCGATGAGGTCCGAGCACTGCGTGCCAGAAGTGACTTGCACGCAGGGCTGCCGTCTATACGGGCAGTGGGGTATCGGCAGGTCTGGGACTACCTGGACGGCAAGCTGACAGCCGACGAAATGCGTGAACGCGGTATCATTGCCACACGCCAATTGGCCAAGCGGCAATTCACCTGGTTACGTGGTTGGTCCGACGTAGAATGGCTCGACAGCCTGGCCTGCGACAATCTGTCCCGCACCTTGAAATACCTGGGGTCCATCTCCATATTGAGCTGA
- the mutL gene encoding DNA mismatch repair endonuclease MutL, with protein sequence MSGGSRIQLLSPRLANQIAAGEVVERPASVAKELLENSLDSGARRIDVEVEQGGVKLLRVRDDGGGIAPDDLPLALARHATSKIRELEDLEGVLSLGFRGEALASISSVARLTLTSRTASAGEAWQVETEGRDMTPRVQPAAHPIGTSVEVRDLFFNTPARRKFLKSEKTEFDHLQEVIRRLALARFDVGFHLRHNGKSILSLHEAPDELTRARRVGTICGPGFLEQALPIDVERNGLRLWGWVGLPTFSRSQADLQYFFVNGRAVRDKLVAHAVRQAYRDVLFNGRHPTFVLFLELEPNGVDVNVHPTKHEVRFREGRMVHDFLYGTLHRALADVRPEDQLAAPAAATEIVRPSGLQAGEFGPQGEMRLASPVLEQPQAEPRQPFAGGSGSGYQYQYTPRPSQPVPVAEAQAVYREFFSPLEGDTPAPVALPQSQGDIPPLGFALAQLKGIYILAENAVGLVLVDMHAAHERIMYERLKVAMASEGLSGQPLLVPESLALSQREADCAEEHAQWFQRLGFELQRLGPETLAIRQIPALLKQAEANRLVQDVLADLMEYGTSDRIQAHLNELLGTMACHGAVRANRRLAIPEMNALLRDMENTERSGQCNHGRPTWTQLGLDDLDKLFLRGR encoded by the coding sequence ATGAGCGGTGGTTCTCGTATCCAGTTGCTCAGCCCCCGGTTGGCCAACCAGATCGCCGCTGGTGAGGTGGTCGAGCGTCCGGCCTCGGTGGCCAAGGAGTTGCTGGAGAACAGCCTCGACTCCGGAGCCCGGCGTATCGACGTGGAGGTTGAGCAGGGTGGGGTGAAGCTGCTGCGTGTGCGGGACGACGGCGGCGGCATCGCGCCTGACGACCTGCCGCTGGCCCTGGCCCGCCATGCCACCAGCAAGATCCGCGAGCTGGAAGATCTCGAAGGCGTGCTCAGTCTGGGCTTTCGGGGCGAGGCGCTCGCGTCGATCAGCTCGGTAGCGCGTCTGACCCTCACCTCGCGCACCGCCAGTGCTGGCGAAGCCTGGCAGGTGGAGACCGAGGGGCGCGACATGACCCCTCGCGTGCAACCGGCCGCGCACCCCATCGGTACCTCGGTCGAGGTGCGTGACCTGTTCTTCAATACCCCGGCCCGGCGCAAGTTCCTCAAGTCGGAGAAAACCGAGTTCGATCACCTACAAGAGGTTATCCGTCGCCTGGCCTTGGCTCGCTTCGATGTGGGCTTCCACTTGCGTCATAACGGCAAGAGCATCCTCAGTCTGCACGAGGCGCCCGATGAGCTGACTCGGGCACGGCGGGTTGGGACGATCTGCGGCCCGGGCTTTCTCGAGCAGGCCCTGCCGATCGATGTCGAGCGCAATGGCCTGCGGTTGTGGGGCTGGGTGGGCCTGCCGACCTTTTCGCGAAGCCAGGCGGACCTGCAGTACTTCTTCGTCAATGGCCGGGCCGTGCGCGACAAGCTGGTGGCTCATGCGGTTCGCCAGGCCTATCGCGATGTGTTGTTCAATGGCCGGCACCCGACATTCGTGTTGTTCCTTGAGCTCGAGCCGAACGGGGTCGACGTCAACGTGCACCCCACCAAGCACGAAGTGCGCTTTCGTGAAGGGCGCATGGTCCATGATTTTCTGTACGGCACCTTGCACCGTGCCTTGGCCGACGTGCGCCCGGAAGACCAGTTGGCCGCCCCGGCCGCGGCTACCGAGATCGTCCGCCCCAGCGGTTTGCAGGCCGGGGAGTTCGGCCCCCAGGGCGAGATGCGCCTGGCCTCGCCGGTGCTAGAACAGCCCCAGGCCGAGCCTCGCCAGCCTTTCGCCGGAGGCAGTGGTTCGGGCTATCAATACCAATACACCCCGCGTCCTTCGCAGCCTGTTCCGGTTGCCGAGGCGCAGGCGGTCTATCGTGAGTTTTTCTCCCCGCTGGAGGGGGATACCCCAGCCCCAGTGGCGCTGCCGCAAAGCCAGGGCGACATACCGCCGCTGGGCTTTGCCCTGGCCCAGCTCAAAGGCATCTACATTCTGGCCGAGAATGCTGTCGGGCTGGTCCTGGTGGACATGCACGCCGCCCACGAACGCATCATGTACGAGCGCCTCAAGGTGGCCATGGCCAGCGAAGGGCTGAGTGGCCAGCCGCTGCTGGTGCCTGAGTCGTTGGCCCTGAGCCAGCGCGAGGCCGATTGTGCTGAAGAGCACGCCCAATGGTTCCAGCGCCTGGGCTTCGAACTGCAGCGCCTGGGGCCTGAGACGCTGGCGATCCGACAGATTCCCGCCCTGCTCAAGCAGGCCGAGGCCAACCGGCTGGTTCAGGATGTGCTTGCGGATCTGATGGAGTACGGCACCAGTGATCGTATCCAGGCACACCTCAACGAGCTGCTTGGCACCATGGCCTGCCACGGCGCGGTGCGCGCTAACCGCCGCCTCGCCATTCCCGAGATGAACGCACTGTTGCGAGACATGGAAAACACCGAGCGCAGTGGCCAGTGCAACCACGGTCGGCCGACCTGGACCCAGCTTGGACTGGATGATCTGGACAAACTTTTCCTTCGCGGTCGATGA
- a CDS encoding N-acetylmuramoyl-L-alanine amidase encodes MGLGMRIRALVAVVGLLLTAVTVDALAVTQVKSMRLWRAPDNTRLVFDLSGPVQHSVFTLTAPDRLVIDINGATLGGSLNVATSNTPINSMRSAQRTPTDLRVVVDLKKAVTPKSFTLAPNAQYGNRLVVDLYDQEADAVAASTPTPPPAQTTTTAPAVPVTPAQPAIKLPPVPSGKRDVVVAIDAGHGGEDPGASGSRGQHEKDIVLQIARELQRQINTERGYRAELTRTGDYFIPLRKRTEIARKKGADLFISIHADAAPSKAAFGASVFALSDRGATSETARWLADTENRSDLIGGAGNVSLDDKDRMLAGVLLDLSMTATLSSSLDVGQKVLGNMGRITPLHKRRVEQAGFMVLKSPDIPSILVETGFISNANEAAKLATKSHQQALARSIHTGVRQYFQQSPPPGTYIAWLRDSGKIAQGPREHTVRPGETLAMIAVRYQVSVASLRSSNSLKSDELKVGQHLDIPGTTLASQQ; translated from the coding sequence ATGGGGTTAGGTATGCGCATACGCGCACTGGTCGCCGTCGTTGGGCTGCTGCTGACAGCGGTGACCGTCGACGCTCTGGCCGTCACACAAGTCAAGAGCATGCGTCTGTGGCGCGCACCGGACAACACGCGGCTGGTCTTCGATCTGTCCGGCCCTGTGCAGCACAGCGTCTTCACCCTGACCGCGCCAGACCGCCTGGTCATCGATATCAACGGCGCCACCCTGGGCGGCTCGCTGAATGTCGCCACCTCCAATACCCCCATCAACAGTATGCGTTCCGCCCAGCGAACGCCCACTGACCTGCGCGTGGTCGTCGACCTGAAAAAGGCCGTCACGCCCAAGAGCTTCACCCTGGCGCCCAATGCCCAGTATGGCAACCGTCTGGTGGTCGATCTGTACGACCAGGAAGCCGACGCCGTTGCCGCCAGCACGCCGACTCCGCCGCCTGCACAGACAACCACGACCGCTCCCGCCGTGCCGGTGACGCCCGCGCAGCCGGCCATCAAGTTGCCGCCGGTACCCAGTGGAAAGCGCGACGTCGTCGTCGCCATCGACGCCGGCCATGGCGGTGAGGACCCGGGGGCCTCGGGTTCGCGTGGCCAGCACGAAAAAGACATCGTCCTGCAGATCGCTCGCGAGTTGCAGCGCCAGATCAACACCGAGCGGGGCTATCGCGCTGAACTGACCCGCACTGGCGATTATTTCATCCCGTTGCGCAAGCGCACCGAGATCGCGCGCAAGAAGGGCGCCGACCTGTTCATCTCCATCCATGCCGACGCCGCGCCGTCCAAGGCCGCTTTCGGTGCCTCGGTGTTCGCCTTGTCCGACCGTGGCGCAACCTCCGAGACCGCGCGCTGGCTGGCTGACACGGAAAACCGCTCCGACCTGATCGGCGGCGCCGGTAACGTCAGCCTTGACGACAAGGACCGCATGCTCGCAGGCGTGCTGCTGGACCTGTCGATGACCGCCACGCTTAGCTCCAGCCTCGACGTTGGGCAGAAGGTGCTGGGCAACATGGGGCGCATCACTCCGCTGCACAAGCGACGCGTGGAGCAGGCCGGTTTCATGGTGCTGAAATCCCCGGACATTCCGTCGATCCTGGTGGAAACCGGGTTCATCTCCAATGCCAATGAAGCCGCCAAACTGGCGACCAAGAGCCACCAGCAGGCCCTGGCCCGCTCGATCCACACCGGTGTGCGCCAGTACTTCCAGCAAAGCCCGCCACCGGGGACGTACATCGCTTGGCTGCGTGACAGCGGCAAGATCGCCCAGGGGCCGCGCGAGCATACCGTGCGCCCCGGTGAGACCCTGGCCATGATCGCCGTGCGCTATCAGGTCAGCGTGGCCAGCCTGCGAAGCTCCAACAGCCTCAAGAGCGATGAGCTGAAGGTTGGCCAGCATCTCGACATCCCTGGCACTACTCTGGCCTCCCAGCAATGA
- the tsaE gene encoding tRNA (adenosine(37)-N6)-threonylcarbamoyltransferase complex ATPase subunit type 1 TsaE translates to MSGITLFLADEPATVAFGARLAEVTGGHGVIFLEGDLGAGKTTLSRGLIRGLGHTGAVKSPTFTVVEPYEIGELRAFHFDLYRLVDPEELEFMGIRDYFEGDPLCLFEWPQKGAGVLPKPDLTITISPQASGRSLLLSPQGARGEAWCAALATEFKQ, encoded by the coding sequence GTGTCTGGCATAACCCTGTTTCTGGCCGATGAACCGGCCACTGTTGCATTTGGCGCACGCCTGGCCGAAGTGACGGGCGGTCATGGCGTGATCTTTCTCGAAGGCGACCTGGGCGCCGGCAAGACTACGCTTTCGCGCGGGCTGATTCGCGGCTTGGGCCATACCGGGGCCGTCAAGAGTCCGACCTTCACCGTGGTCGAGCCCTACGAGATTGGTGAACTGCGCGCTTTCCATTTCGACCTGTACCGCCTGGTCGATCCGGAAGAGTTGGAATTCATGGGGATCCGCGATTATTTCGAAGGGGACCCGCTGTGCTTGTTCGAATGGCCACAAAAGGGTGCGGGCGTTTTGCCAAAGCCCGACCTGACCATTACCATAAGCCCGCAAGCGAGTGGACGCTCGCTTCTCCTTTCACCGCAGGGGGCTCGCGGTGAGGCCTGGTGCGCCGCCCTGGCCACAGAATTCAAACAGTAA
- a CDS encoding NAD(P)H-hydrate dehydratase — translation MPQTKHPGNAPQLLSSLTTAHLPSRPADAHKGDFGHVLVVGGDLGTGGAVMLSAEAALRCGAGLVSVATRPEHVTAGLTRLPETMWLGVSSANQLMGVLERASVLVVGPGLGQAAWGRSLLSAVANAPVPQVWDADALNQLAHRPLAVHSGSILTPHPGEAARMLGISTEAVQADRPGAARKLARKHASVCVLKGAGTLVADPSGQLALCERGHPAMAGAGLGDVLTGVLAALLAQGLDAWSAACLGVWLHACAGERLGVEGRGLAASDLVPVIRELLEEHSACLA, via the coding sequence ATGCCTCAGACCAAACACCCTGGTAATGCCCCGCAACTGCTAAGCAGCTTGACCACTGCGCACCTGCCATCGCGCCCCGCCGACGCCCACAAGGGTGACTTCGGTCATGTGCTGGTGGTCGGAGGTGACCTGGGCACAGGCGGAGCGGTGATGCTCAGTGCTGAGGCGGCCCTGCGCTGCGGTGCGGGTCTTGTGAGCGTGGCCACGCGCCCGGAGCATGTGACCGCGGGGCTCACGCGCCTGCCCGAAACCATGTGGCTTGGGGTGAGTTCCGCCAATCAGCTGATGGGCGTGCTCGAACGTGCGTCGGTGCTGGTGGTCGGCCCTGGCCTGGGGCAGGCCGCCTGGGGGCGTAGCCTGTTGTCGGCGGTGGCCAACGCGCCGGTGCCGCAGGTATGGGATGCCGATGCCCTGAATCAGCTGGCGCATAGGCCCCTGGCAGTGCACAGCGGCAGTATTCTCACCCCTCATCCGGGGGAGGCGGCGCGCATGCTGGGTATTTCCACCGAGGCGGTCCAAGCCGACCGGCCGGGGGCTGCCCGCAAACTGGCGCGCAAGCATGCCAGTGTCTGCGTGCTCAAGGGCGCCGGTACCCTGGTGGCAGACCCCAGTGGGCAACTGGCGCTGTGTGAGCGAGGCCATCCGGCCATGGCCGGTGCGGGCTTGGGCGACGTACTGACCGGTGTGCTGGCCGCGTTGCTGGCCCAAGGCCTGGACGCGTGGTCGGCCGCGTGCCTGGGCGTATGGTTGCACGCCTGTGCGGGGGAACGTCTGGGTGTTGAAGGAAGAGGCCTGGCGGCCAGTGATCTGGTTCCGGTCATTCGTGAGTTGTTGGAGGAGCATTCAGCGTGTCTGGCATAA